The DNA window CGAGTCGAGAATCATCCGCAACCCCGAACGCACCAGTTGCTCGTCATCGATCAGGATGGTGCGGATCATCCGTACTACTCCCCGCCGTCGTCGTTCGAAGTCGTCGTGTCCTGGTCCGCTGCGGGCGCCGCCGGCAGAACGGCGCGGATCCGCCACCCACCGTCGGGATCCGCCCCGGCCGCCAGCGTTCCCCCCACCAGGGCCACGCGTTCCCGCAGCCCGGTGAGTCCGAAGCCGCTGCTCGGTGGTGGGGAACCACGGCCGCTCCCCTCCCCGGCAGAGGGCTCGTTGCTGACGACGATCTCCAGGTCCTCGCTGCCGTAGTCCAACCGTACTGCCACCGGAGCGCCCGGCGCGTGTTTCCCGGCGTTGGTCAGCGCCTCCTGGACCACGCGGTAGGCGGTGCGCTCCACCTGTGCGGCGAAGGAACACGGCGTTCCCGTCACCTGCTTCTCGACGCTCATTCCCGCCGCACGCCATTCGTCCAGGAGACGCTCGATGTCATCCAGCACCGGCTGCGGGGCGGTGGGGGCCTCGGTGCTGTTCTCGTCGCGGAGTACACCCAGGATGCCGCGCAGTTCCGAGAGCGCCTCACGGCCGGTGCTGCGGATCAGGGATGCCGTGTCCGCGGTGGCGCGGTCCGAGGCCGAGATCTCCAGCCCACCGGCGTGCAGCACCATCATGCTCACCCGGTGCGCGACCACGTCGTGCATCTCGCGGGCGATGCGGGTACGTTCGGCCACGATCGCCCGGTTCGCCATGAGGTGCTGCTCACGTTCCAGCCGCTGGGCGCGTTCCTGAAGGTTCGCGATGAGCTGGCGGCGGGTCCCCACCCACAGTCCGGCGACGAGTGGGAGGGCGATGGTGAGCGTACCCATGAAGACGATGAACAGGGCCGCTCCTGCGGCCGTGTTCGATGGCCCTATCCCGTAGAACACGACGAAGAGCGCCGCCAGGACTCCGGTCCAACCGGAGAGCCGCCGGGCGTCGGAGTACCAGGCCGCGTAGGAGTACAGCGCTATGACGCTCGGTACGAAGTTCGCGGTCGCCACCATCAGCACGGCGGCGAGTACCAGCAGCGGCCCGGGATTCCGCCGCCGGAGCAGGATCGCCCACGACACCAGCCCGGGCAGGGCGATCCCGAACAATACGATCATGACGAGCTGCGTCGGGATTCCGGGAGGGGCTCCCTGAACCAGGTAGCTGAGCACACCGGACGGGGACGGAAAGTTGAACAGCGCTACGAACGGGAAGTACGCGCACGCGGCCACCCAGTCGACGATCCGGTGGCGCCGCCCCCACCATCGCCCCCACATGCTCCGTGGCCGCCCCGTGAAAGCCCGCCACCACCGGTGTGCTCTCCCCTCGCTCATACCGGGGAGTCTAGGAGCGCGCTGGCGGTGGCCACTCGGTTCGCCGGCGGGTTCGTGTGTTCCGCCGACGAACGTCGGTGGTACCGGGTGCGGGGCGTACCCGCGGGTTCGGCCGGCTGGGACCTCTCCGTCGGAGCCGCGGTACCGACGAAAGTCGGTGGGCGCGTCCACCTAAGAGAGCGGGGCGGCGGTCAGCGCGTACTTTCGTCTGGGGGAAATCTCAGTGCTACGTCGGAGGTGTGCCGACCGCACGTGCCCGTAGCGTTGTGTCGCGAGGCGGCGGGCCCTGCCCCCGTCCGGCGCCGTCCGGAACACCCATGCACATGTCAGGAGACACCAACGTGAGCGACACAGCCGCCACGGCTGACCCCCACTCCGTCGACGCCCCGCCTGTCGTCAGCGCGCGAGGGTTGGACAAGACCTACGGAAGCGGCGACTCGGCCGTGCGCGCCCTCGACAATGTCAGTGTCGACTTCTCCCGCGGGGCCTTCACCGCGATCATGGGCCCCTCCGGCTCGGGCAAGTCCACGCTGATGCACTGCCTGGCGGGGTTGGACACGGTCACCTCCGGGTCCGTCCGGCTGGGCCGCACCGACATCACCACGTTGAAGGACAAGGAGCTGACCCTGCTGCGGCGGGACCGCATCGGGTTCATCTTCCAGTCGTTCAACCTGCTGCCGATGCTGACGGCCGAACAGAACATCCTGCTTCCGGCTCAGATCGCCAAACGCAAGGTCGACCGGGAGCACTTCAACCACCTCGTCCACGTTGTGGGGCTGGGCGAACGGCTGGACCACACGCCGGCCAAGCTGTCCGGCGGCCAACAGCAGCGTGTCGCGGTCGCCCGGGCGCTGCTCAACGCGCCCGAGGTGGTCTACGCCGACGAACCCACCGGAAACCTCGACTCCCGCTCCGGATCCGAGGTGTTGGGGTTCCTGCGCGACTCGGCCCGGGAGCTCAACCAGACCATCGTCATGGTCACGCACGATCCCGTCGCCGCCGCCTACGCCGACCGGGTGATCTTCCTGCGTGACGGACAGCTGGTGGACGAGGTGCGCGAGCCCACGTCCGAAATCGTCCTCGACCGACTGGTGAAGCTGGAGTCCTGAACAGATGCTGCGCACAACTCTGGCCGGCCTGCGTATGCACACGGGCCGGCTGGTCGCTACCGCGCTCGCCATCGTGCTGGGTGTCATGTTCGTCTCCGGCACGCTGGTGTTCTCCGACACTCTGGAGGAGGGGGTCGATTCCCAGGTCATGGGGTCGGCGAGCGATTTCGAATCGATCGTCACCCCCGAGGAGGGAGCCGGTGCTCCGGCGGACGCGGAACCGCCGCTCACACCGGAACTGCTCGACCGCATCGAGGGGCTGGACGAGGTCGCCTCCGCCAGCGGAACGATCCAGGGCGACACTCCCGTACTCGACAAGGACGGCCGGGCTCTCGGCCAGACCCCGACGACCGGTATCTCCGTCGACGGTGACACCCGGCACACCGCCGCCACCGGGGAACTGCCCTCCGCGGACGACGAGATGGCGCTGGCCACCACCACCGCGGAGCAGGCGGGCTACGAGGTCGGCGACGAGGTCACGGTTCTCGGCGGGGAGGACGCGAAGCACACGTTCACGGTCACCGGCCTGATCGACTTCGGTGTGGAGTCGCCGTTCGCGTTCAGCGGCGGGGCCGCGTTCACCCCGCAGACCGCTGAGAAGCTCACCGGCAAGGAGGCGTTCTCCGAGATCGACGTCCGGGGAGCCGAGGGGGTACCGCCCGCCGAGGTCACCGACGCGGTCGCCGAGGTTTCCGGCTCCGGCGCCAAGGCCCAGACCGGCACCGAGATGGGGGAGGAACTCGCCGAGCAGTCAGGGGCGCAGGTACAGATGCTGAGCATCGGGCTGCTGCTGTTCGCGCTCATCGCGATGTTCACCGCCGCCATCGTCATCTACAACACCTTCGCGGTGCTCATCGCCCAGCGGCAGCGCGAGATGGCGCTGCTGCGGTGCGTGGGGGCGCGACGCGGCCAGGTGTTCCGGGGCGTGCTGCTGGAGGCGCTGATCGTCGGGGCCGTGTCGTCGGTTATCGGCGTCGCCGCCGGTATCGGTCTCGGGACGGCGGGTTTCGCGCTGAGCAAGGAGAGCCTGGGTGCGGGCGGGGCGACGACGTCGCTCGTCGTCACTCCCACGGCTGTCGGACTGGGGGTTCTGGTCGGCACGGTCGTGACACTGCTCGCGGCGCTGCTTCCGGCCCGCAAGGCGACGAAGGTGTCACCGCTGGCGGCGCTGCGGACCAGCGCCGCGGCTGCGGGAATGGAGAAGGGGATCGGCTGGCTGCGGACCGGCGCCGCCGTGCTCCTGTTCGCCGTCTCGGCCTGCATGACGGTGCTCGGCCAGAACGTTGGACAGGAACCGGGGCTGTTCCTGACGGTCGGCGCGGCCATGCTCGCTTTCCTCGGGGTCGTGGTTGTCGGCCCGTTGATCGTGCGCGGGATCGCTTCGGCGGTGCGGCTCCCGATGAGGGCGTTCGGGGTTCCGGGGAAGCTGGCCGCGGACAACTCCCAGCGCGGTTCCCGGCGGGCCGCGACCGCCATGATCGCCCTGACCATCGGCGCGACGCTCATCACCGGCTACGCGGTCTTCAGCTCCTCGATGCAGAGCACGATGGAGGAGGAGCTCGCCGAACAGTTCCCCGCCGACTACGTGCTGAACCAGCAGTTCGGCACGGAGGACTTCGAGCAGGGGGGCATACCCGCCGACGTCGTCGACAGGTTGCAGGACTCCGAGGAGATCGCCGGCGCCTACAGCCAGCGCAGTGAGCCGGTCAGCATGGCCGGAGAGCCTGCCACGGCCTTCGCCTACACCGGCGCGGAGCTCGGCACCGACCTGCAGGGATCGGTTGTCGCGGGTGAGCTCTCCGAGGTCGGCCCGGGATCCGTCGCGGTCGCGGAGAACATGGCCGGTGACCGGGAGGTCGGGGACACGGTGAAGATCGGCCCCGCGCCGGAGGCCGCTCCGGCGGACGAGCCGGACACCTCCGCCTCCGAGGAGGAACAGCGCTCCTACACGATCGCCGCGATCACCCCGGCCACGGGAGCGATGTACGGGATCACCATGGACCCGGACGACTTCTCGACGGCTTTCCCGGACAGCGACACGGCCCAGAGCGTGTATGTCACCGCTGCCGAGGATGCGGCGACCGCGGACAGCCGGGAAGCCGTCAACGACGCCATCGCGGAGCACCCCACGATCCAGGTGCAGTCCACGACGGAGATGAAGGAGCAGTTCGAGCAGGTGCTGGACATCGCCTTCGCCAGCATCGCGGCGATGTTGGGGCTCGCGCTCGTCATCGCGGTGTTCGGTGTCGCCAACACCATGGCGCTCTCGGTCCTGGAGCGGAGACGCGAGTCCGCGATGCTCCGGGCGTTGGGCCTGTCCGGCGGGCAGCTACGCCGGATGCTGAGCCTGGAAGCGGTGCTGCTGTGCCTCACCGGCGCCGGGATCGGGGTCGTCCTGGGGGTCACCTTCGGCTGGGCCGGTGGCCTGGTGGCGTTCAGCGACCTGGTCCTGACCATCCCCATCGCGAAGATCGGACTGTTCCTGGCAGCCGCCGTGGTGGCCGGCCTGCTGGCGGCGGCGCTCCCTGCCCACCGCGCGGCGCGGACGTCGATCACCGGTGCGTTGGCCAGCGAGTGAGCGAGCCGGAGAACACTGCGGGGTCAGCGCGAACGGTTCGGGGGTTTCCCGTACCGTTCGCGCGCCCGCCGCTCCTGGGTTCGCATCCGGAGCGGGCGGAGTGCGGACTCCAGCTGCACTCCCAGGTCCATCTTGCTGGTTCCCTGGCCACGGTCCCGGAAGTGGATGGGGATCTCCACCATCTTCTGCCCGCGCCGGTAGGCGCGGAAGTGGGTCTCCACCTGGAAGCTGTAACCGTTGCTGTCCACGCTCGGAAGGTCCAGGGCTTGCAGCGCTTCGCGACGCCACATCTTGTACCCGGCGGTGACGTCCCGGATCGGCATCCCGAGGACGCTCTTGACGTAGGTGTTCGCCCATCCGCTGAGGAGCCGCCGGTGGAGGCCCCACTGGTGGGAGAGGCTTCCTCCCGGGACGTAGCGGCTGCCGATCGCCACCCCGGCTCCGGTGGAGAGTAGTGTTCCCAACAGCTGTGGAAGGTAGGCGGGCGGGTGGCTCAGGTCGGCGTCCATCTGCGCGACGAACTCGGCCCCCTCGTCCAGAGCCCGGGTGAGCCCCGCCACGTAGGCACGTCCCAACCCGTCCTTCGCGGTGCGGTGGAGCACCGTGACCCGTCCGGCGTACTCGGCCGCGAGTTTCTCGGCGACGTCACCGGTGCCGTCCGGGGAACCGTCGTCCACGATGAGCAGCCGCAGTCGGGTGAGTTCCAGCGAGAGTACCTCTTCCACGAGGGTGGGCAGGTTCGTCGCCTCGTTGTAGGTCGGGACGACGACACTTACCGCGGAGTCCGCCCAGGGCTCGGGAAGAACGGTCGGGGTTGGCATCGCATGATCTCCGGGACGGGTGAGTGGGTCGCAGTGGCCAGCGTACGTACTCGGCTCACTCGCCGCGATCGGACTCCAGTACCGCCACGTGCACCACGGTTCCCGTCTCCTCCAGGGTCAAAAGCACCTCCGGATCCGCGTGGTTGTCGGTGACCAGGTGCGCTATGTGCTCCGGTGGCGCTGTCGACACCATGGTGTCCGTCCCGACCGCGGTGTGGTCGGCGAGAACGATGGCCTCCTCGGCACAGGACACCAGGGCCCGCTCGGTACTGCCGGTGGCCGTCACGGAGGTGCTGAGCCCGCGGTCGGCGGTGACCCCGTCGCCGGAGAGGAACGAACGGCGTACGCGCAGCCCCCGCAGTGTCTGTTCCGCCGCGCTTCCGACGAGGGAGCGGAGCGGACCGTGCAGGGTTCCGCCGCTCACCACCACCTCGACTCCGGGGGACGCGGACAACGCTTCCGCCACCGGAAGCGAGGTCGTCACCACGGTGAGACCGTTCCGGTGGGCGATCTCGTGGGCCAGCGCCTCGGTCTTCCGTCCCGGTCCGAGCGCGATCGTGTCGTTGTCCCCCACGAGCCGGGCCGCCGCGTAGGCCAGAGCGCGTTCCCCCGCCACGGGGGCTTCCCCCGCGCCGTCGGCCGGGGGGTCGTGGTCCAACAGTCCCGGAAGGACGGCGCCGCCGCGTCTGCGGTCGAGCAACCCGTCGGACTCCAGCGCGCGTACGTCGCGGCGCACCGTGGCTTCGGACGCCCGCACCTGACGGGCGATGTCGCGCAGTGCCATGGCCCGGTTCACACGCAGCAGTTCAAGAATCCGCTCCCTGCGTTGGGCGGTGAACGTCGGTGTCGCCCCTGCCGTCATCGCTGGTGTCCCCCCTCGCGTTGTCCCACGTCTGTTGGACCGTGCATGCGAGCATAGGGGGACTGGACTCCTGAGACGGGCGAGCCGCACTTTCCGGGTAGCCGCCCGGGGGGTCCTCCTCTTCCGTTGCGTCCTCCGGCGCGGTGTCCGCCCCGGAGAAAAGCGTGACGACAAAGAGCACGACAAGCAGCCCGCACATGCCGAGGGCCGCGGTACCGAACAGCGCCAACGGGGACATGGCGCACTCCCTTTGTTTCCTGGGGTCGGGCACGGTCGTCGCCTCGTTTCAGGAGGGTCGTAGCCGGGGTTACCCGCTCGGCGCGTCGGCGACACCCGTGCGGTACGGCTCGGTTGGCCCGAGACAGCCTCCGGCATAATGGGCCCGTGGTGTCGGTAGAGCTGTGGTGGTCCACTCCGCGGGCCGCGGAGAATCCCGAGTTGTCGGACCTGCTCGACGCGCGGGAGCGGGCGAGGCGGGAGCGTTTCCGGTTCCAGGACGACCGGGACCGCTACACCGTGGCCCACTCCCTGGCGCGGCTCGTGGTCGCACGCTTCTCCGGCCGCGCTCCCGACACCGTGGAGTTCTCCCGGTACTGCGCCAACTGCGCGTCCGGGCAGGAGACGCCGACTGGCAGCCGGGAGCCGCACGGGAAACCGTATCCCCTCGGGGCCGCTTCCGGTGTGGAACTCTCGATCAGCCATTCGGGCGAGCGGGTCGTGGTCGCCGCGGCCCGGGAGGTCCCGCTCGGGGTGGACGTGGAACGGGTCTCCTCGGAACGCGACCTCGCGGGGCTGGCTGGGTACGCGCTCACGGAGGCGGAACGGCACGCGCTTTCGGGGCTTCCCCCCGACTTCCGGACGGAGGGGTTCTTCACGTACTGGGCCCGCAAGGAGGCCTCTCTCAAGGCGACCGGAGAGGGCTTGGGCGGAGGGCTCGCGTCCGTGGAGGTGAGCGGCGCTGACGCGGCCGCCGCTGTCGTCTCCTGGACGGGCCCCCGCCCGCCCCGCGACGTCCGGTTACTCGACCTCGACGCCGGTTCCGGTTACCGCTCCGCTCTGGCCGCCCTCACCCCCGAACCGCTTCACAGCGTCTCGTACGACGCCGGATCCCTCCTCGCCCGGGGGCGGAGGCACGGCTAGGTGCTCCGCCCTAGGCTGCCAGTGCCAGCGCGATCCCGAACGCGGTCAGTGTGATACCGCTCGTCAGCTCGATCC is part of the Haloactinospora alba genome and encodes:
- a CDS encoding DeoR/GlpR family DNA-binding transcription regulator; the protein is MTAGATPTFTAQRRERILELLRVNRAMALRDIARQVRASEATVRRDVRALESDGLLDRRRGGAVLPGLLDHDPPADGAGEAPVAGERALAYAAARLVGDNDTIALGPGRKTEALAHEIAHRNGLTVVTTSLPVAEALSASPGVEVVVSGGTLHGPLRSLVGSAAEQTLRGLRVRRSFLSGDGVTADRGLSTSVTATGSTERALVSCAEEAIVLADHTAVGTDTMVSTAPPEHIAHLVTDNHADPEVLLTLEETGTVVHVAVLESDRGE
- a CDS encoding polyprenol monophosphomannose synthase, whose protein sequence is MPTPTVLPEPWADSAVSVVVPTYNEATNLPTLVEEVLSLELTRLRLLIVDDGSPDGTGDVAEKLAAEYAGRVTVLHRTAKDGLGRAYVAGLTRALDEGAEFVAQMDADLSHPPAYLPQLLGTLLSTGAGVAIGSRYVPGGSLSHQWGLHRRLLSGWANTYVKSVLGMPIRDVTAGYKMWRREALQALDLPSVDSNGYSFQVETHFRAYRRGQKMVEIPIHFRDRGQGTSKMDLGVQLESALRPLRMRTQERRARERYGKPPNRSR
- a CDS encoding sensor histidine kinase; the protein is MSEGRAHRWWRAFTGRPRSMWGRWWGRRHRIVDWVAACAYFPFVALFNFPSPSGVLSYLVQGAPPGIPTQLVMIVLFGIALPGLVSWAILLRRRNPGPLLVLAAVLMVATANFVPSVIALYSYAAWYSDARRLSGWTGVLAALFVVFYGIGPSNTAAGAALFIVFMGTLTIALPLVAGLWVGTRRQLIANLQERAQRLEREQHLMANRAIVAERTRIAREMHDVVAHRVSMMVLHAGGLEISASDRATADTASLIRSTGREALSELRGILGVLRDENSTEAPTAPQPVLDDIERLLDEWRAAGMSVEKQVTGTPCSFAAQVERTAYRVVQEALTNAGKHAPGAPVAVRLDYGSEDLEIVVSNEPSAGEGSGRGSPPPSSGFGLTGLRERVALVGGTLAAGADPDGGWRIRAVLPAAPAADQDTTTSNDDGGE
- a CDS encoding 4'-phosphopantetheinyl transferase family protein; the encoded protein is MVSVELWWSTPRAAENPELSDLLDARERARRERFRFQDDRDRYTVAHSLARLVVARFSGRAPDTVEFSRYCANCASGQETPTGSREPHGKPYPLGAASGVELSISHSGERVVVAAAREVPLGVDVERVSSERDLAGLAGYALTEAERHALSGLPPDFRTEGFFTYWARKEASLKATGEGLGGGLASVEVSGADAAAAVVSWTGPRPPRDVRLLDLDAGSGYRSALAALTPEPLHSVSYDAGSLLARGRRHG
- a CDS encoding ABC transporter ATP-binding protein, whose product is MSGDTNVSDTAATADPHSVDAPPVVSARGLDKTYGSGDSAVRALDNVSVDFSRGAFTAIMGPSGSGKSTLMHCLAGLDTVTSGSVRLGRTDITTLKDKELTLLRRDRIGFIFQSFNLLPMLTAEQNILLPAQIAKRKVDREHFNHLVHVVGLGERLDHTPAKLSGGQQQRVAVARALLNAPEVVYADEPTGNLDSRSGSEVLGFLRDSARELNQTIVMVTHDPVAAAYADRVIFLRDGQLVDEVREPTSEIVLDRLVKLES
- a CDS encoding ABC transporter permease gives rise to the protein MLRTTLAGLRMHTGRLVATALAIVLGVMFVSGTLVFSDTLEEGVDSQVMGSASDFESIVTPEEGAGAPADAEPPLTPELLDRIEGLDEVASASGTIQGDTPVLDKDGRALGQTPTTGISVDGDTRHTAATGELPSADDEMALATTTAEQAGYEVGDEVTVLGGEDAKHTFTVTGLIDFGVESPFAFSGGAAFTPQTAEKLTGKEAFSEIDVRGAEGVPPAEVTDAVAEVSGSGAKAQTGTEMGEELAEQSGAQVQMLSIGLLLFALIAMFTAAIVIYNTFAVLIAQRQREMALLRCVGARRGQVFRGVLLEALIVGAVSSVIGVAAGIGLGTAGFALSKESLGAGGATTSLVVTPTAVGLGVLVGTVVTLLAALLPARKATKVSPLAALRTSAAAAGMEKGIGWLRTGAAVLLFAVSACMTVLGQNVGQEPGLFLTVGAAMLAFLGVVVVGPLIVRGIASAVRLPMRAFGVPGKLAADNSQRGSRRAATAMIALTIGATLITGYAVFSSSMQSTMEEELAEQFPADYVLNQQFGTEDFEQGGIPADVVDRLQDSEEIAGAYSQRSEPVSMAGEPATAFAYTGAELGTDLQGSVVAGELSEVGPGSVAVAENMAGDREVGDTVKIGPAPEAAPADEPDTSASEEEQRSYTIAAITPATGAMYGITMDPDDFSTAFPDSDTAQSVYVTAAEDAATADSREAVNDAIAEHPTIQVQSTTEMKEQFEQVLDIAFASIAAMLGLALVIAVFGVANTMALSVLERRRESAMLRALGLSGGQLRRMLSLEAVLLCLTGAGIGVVLGVTFGWAGGLVAFSDLVLTIPIAKIGLFLAAAVVAGLLAAALPAHRAARTSITGALASE